GACCGTGACGAGCGAGGCCGGGGCGATCAGGACGTCCGTCACCGGGCGGCTGCCCAGTTCGAGGGCGTCCTCCAGGCGCTCCTGCTCGACCGGGTCGAGCAGGCCCGCCTGACCCGCGTCCTCCACGAGCCGGCCGAGCTGGGCGCTGGTGAAGACGGCCTCCACCTCGTCCTTCGGCTCGACCTTGAACGCCTTCAGGACGAGCCGGGCGCAGGCGCCGAGGGCGGCCGTGACCGGCCGGCAGAGCCGGGCGAAGCCGACGAGGCCGGGGGCGAGCCAGAGGGCGGTGCGCTCGGGGTCGGCCATCGCCAGGTTCTTCGGGACCATCTCGCCGATGACGAGGTGGAGGAAGACGACCGCGGCGAGGGCGATGACGTAGCCGAGCGGATGGATCAGTCCCTCCGGGACACCGACCGTGTGGAAGACCGGTTCGAGGAGGTGGGCGACGGTCGGCTCGGCCACGGCGCCGAGCGTCAGGGAGCAGACGGTGATGCCGAACTGGGCGGCGGCCATCATCTGCGGCAGGTTCTCCAGGCCGTGCAGGACCTGCTTGGCCCTGGCGCCTCCGAGCGGCTCGATCTGGCTGCGCCGGACGGAGACGAGGGCGAACTCGGCTCCGACGAAGAAGCCGTTGGCGAGGACCAGGAGGACGGCGAAGAGGAGTTGCAGGGTGCTCATCGGACCGCCTCCACCGCGACGGGCGCGGAGGCGGCGGCCGCCGCGACCGGGTCAGGGCCGGAGGCCGGGTCGGCCGCGACCGGATCCGGGCCGAGGGCCGGGGCCGACGCGGCCGGGTCCGGGCCGGGGCCCGATGTCGCCGTGGCCTGGTCCGCGTCCGGGGCCGTACGGACGATCCGTACCCGCTCCGCGCGGTAGCGGTCCACCTGGCGCACCGAGAGCCGCCAGCCGGGGAGCTCGGCACGGTCCCCGGGGGCCGGGATGCGCCCGAGGAGGTCGGCGACGAGCCCGGCGACGGTTTCGTACGGCCCGTCGGGCACGTCGAGGCCTATCCGGCGCAGGGTGTGGACGCGGCAGGAACCGTCGGCCTCCCAGGCGGGGCGGCCGTCCTCGGCGGGCGCGGCGGCCAGCTCGGGCCGCCCGTCGGCGGCGGTGTCGTGCTCGTCGCGGACCTCGCCGACGAGCTCCTCCACGATGTCCTCCAGGGTGACCACACCGGCCGTGCCGCCGTACTCGTCGACGACCACCGCGATCGGCTGTTCCCGGCGCAGCCGCTCCAGGAGCGTCTGGGCGGGCAGCGTCTCGGGGACGAGGAGCGGCGGGACCGCGATCCGTCCGACGGGGGTGCGCAGGCGGGCGTGCGGGGCGACGGCGAGCGCGTCCTTGAGGTGGACCATGCCGACGATCTCGTCGATGCGGTCGCGGTAGACCGGGAAGCGCGAGAGGCCGGTGGCCCGGGTGAGGTTGAGGACGTCGGCCGCGGTGGCGTCCCACTGGAGGGCGCTGACCTTCACGCGCGGGGTCATGACCTGCTCGGCGGT
This is a stretch of genomic DNA from Streptomyces sp. R44. It encodes these proteins:
- a CDS encoding hemolysin family protein, with the translated sequence MSTLQLLFAVLLVLANGFFVGAEFALVSVRRSQIEPLGGARAKQVLHGLENLPQMMAAAQFGITVCSLTLGAVAEPTVAHLLEPVFHTVGVPEGLIHPLGYVIALAAVVFLHLVIGEMVPKNLAMADPERTALWLAPGLVGFARLCRPVTAALGACARLVLKAFKVEPKDEVEAVFTSAQLGRLVEDAGQAGLLDPVEQERLEDALELGSRPVTDVLIAPASLVTVPPSVTPREIEELTVRTGFSRFPVRAEGRATFMGFVHVKDVLDLDERERAVPQRLWRPMATLRAELPLDDALTVMRRAATHLAQVADGSGRVLGLVALEDVLEMLVGEVRDPAHRVQPQSGPAPVPARG
- a CDS encoding hemolysin family protein, which codes for MIVSLLLLFAAFLLILANGFFVAAEFGLVTVERAEAQRAADAGDRRARTVVTALRELSFQLSGTQLGITITSLVVGMLAEPALAGLLHAPLTATGLPEGAVSGVSVVIGMLLASAVQMVVGELVPKNWAVSRPLQVARFVATPQRRFSALFRPVISLLNRVANSLVRLLGVEPTEELDSVRTPGELVSLARHSAEAGALEQDTADLFVRTLSLGGLTAEQVMTPRVKVSALQWDATAADVLNLTRATGLSRFPVYRDRIDEIVGMVHLKDALAVAPHARLRTPVGRIAVPPLLVPETLPAQTLLERLRREQPIAVVVDEYGGTAGVVTLEDIVEELVGEVRDEHDTAADGRPELAAAPAEDGRPAWEADGSCRVHTLRRIGLDVPDGPYETVAGLVADLLGRIPAPGDRAELPGWRLSVRQVDRYRAERVRIVRTAPDADQATATSGPGPDPAASAPALGPDPVAADPASGPDPVAAAAASAPVAVEAVR